A genomic segment from Streptomyces sp. AM 4-1-1 encodes:
- a CDS encoding transposase family protein encodes MSTRTVNHLADLLRRHLKVIRSRWRILPPGRIAVIVLAVLRHDQHLADMAGGNDVSESTVRRWRDELIALLAAQAPRLDRALKKVARQGGEVVLIDGTPIHTQRRTGKADRRNYSGKHRSHGLHFLALTDEKGRLIWISAARPGRTHDNTAARHDHILAHLRAVGLGALADLGFRGPDNDLLDPVIVTGFHASRTHKLTPGEKIANRVLAIGRAPVEHGFAHLKNWRILTKLRTDPAQATRLLRALLVLTNLEVNR; translated from the coding sequence TTGTCCACGCGCACCGTCAACCACCTCGCCGATCTGCTGCGGCGTCACCTGAAAGTGATCCGGTCACGATGGCGGATCTTGCCGCCCGGACGAATCGCGGTGATCGTCCTGGCCGTGCTGCGCCACGACCAGCACCTGGCCGACATGGCTGGCGGCAACGACGTGTCCGAGTCCACCGTCCGCCGCTGGCGCGACGAGCTGATCGCCCTGCTCGCCGCGCAGGCCCCGCGCCTGGACCGCGCCCTGAAGAAGGTCGCCCGGCAGGGCGGGGAGGTGGTCCTGATCGACGGCACCCCCATCCACACCCAGCGCCGCACCGGGAAGGCCGACCGGCGCAACTACTCCGGCAAGCACCGCAGCCATGGCTTGCACTTCCTCGCCCTGACCGACGAGAAGGGCCGCCTGATCTGGATATCCGCCGCCCGGCCCGGCCGCACCCACGACAACACCGCCGCTCGCCACGACCACATTCTGGCCCATCTGCGCGCCGTCGGCCTCGGGGCCCTGGCGGACCTCGGCTTCCGCGGCCCGGACAACGACTTACTCGATCCCGTGATCGTCACCGGCTTCCACGCCAGCCGCACTCACAAGCTCACCCCCGGCGAGAAGATCGCCAACCGTGTCCTCGCCATCGGACGCGCACCGGTCGAGCACGGCTTCGCCCACCTCAAAAACTGGCGGATCCTCACCAAG